CAATGAACCTATATTCACATTTTGAAATTGCTTTCATATATGCAAAACACATTACACTGGATATAGCATTCAGAGGCGAACATAAATTTCAGAATATTGTAAAAATATAACGATATATTTATCATTTAGACAAAATATAGTGTGATATACTAATTTATAACATCTATACATAATGTGAAAGAATTTTTAAAAATACAATTAAATATCGGTGTAATAAATCCCTTTATACATAGGAGTTGTATACATGAAACTAAATAACTATTCTTTAAAAGTTAAAAACAAACAACTAGTTGACAATTGTGATTTAAATTTCTATCTTGGTCAGATCAATCACATTGTTGGTAAAAATGGTGTAGGAAAATCTTTATTAGCTAAAGATTTCTTACTAAATAATAGTGGAAATATCCCTAAGTCCATTTCTCAAAATGTAACCTTAATATCAAGTTCATCAAATATTCCTAATGATATAACAAAAGATTTTTTATTATCATTGTTAAAATCAAAATTTGAAAACAATCGACAAACATTCGATAAGATTTATAACATACTAAACATCGAAGCAATACCGTCTAACGTACTACTAAAAAACTTGAGTGATGGTCAAAAACAAAAGCTTAAATTATTAAGTTTCTTATTGGAAGATCATGATTTAATCATATTAGATGAAGTTACAAACGCTTTAGACAAGAAAACAGTTAATGAAATTTATGAATTTTTAAATGATTTTATTCAAAGCCATCAAACTAAAACTATTATCAATATTACACATAATTTATCCGATTTAAGTGCTTTGCCGGGTAAATACTTTATTTTTAAAGACCTTCAAATAGAAGAGTACCAATCAAAAGAAGAAGTCATAAATGATTACATTAATTTATAATTGAGGTGTCCACTTTGAAATTAGAATTTAAAAAAAGTATTTCCAATAAAATTATTTACACGCTTGTTGTGCTATTCACATTCCTTTTCTTACTTGGGTATTTTTTACCAATAGGTATAGACAAAGTTAAAAGTTTAAGCTATAGCCAGTTTTTCTTCAGTTCATATACTGTTGCAACGCAATTAGGGTTCTTACTATTTTCATTTGTTATTGCATATTTTATTAATAAAGAGTATTCGAATAAAAATATCCTGTTTTATAAATTGATTGGCGATAATATCTTTACCTTCTTCTATAAAAAGGTAGCAGTGTTATTTTTTGAATGTTTAGTGTTCATAATTCTAAGTATCACTATTATTTCAATTATATATTCGGATTTCTCACATTACTTACTATTAATAATCTTATTTTCACTCGTTATCTTACAATATATCTTAGTTGTTGGAACGATTAGTATGGTTTCACCTAACATTTTAATCAGCTTAGGTATCAGCATTGTATATTGGATTGGTTCAGTCATCTTAGTTGCCATTAATAAAAATATATTTGGTATCGTTGCTCCATTTGAGGCGAGCAATACGATGTATCGTGCCGTAGAAAAAATATTGAATAACGAGTCAACATTTATGTGTCCTACTGAAATTATAAATATAGTATCATTCTTCGTTCTTCTATTTATAGTTAATACTATTGTCTTATTACTAAGTAGAAAGAGATGGTTGAAAATCGGTATGTAGTATAAAAAAGGAGCGGTATACATTGCCGCTTCTTTTTATTATGTATTTTTACAATCTCCACCAATGACACGTCGTCATTGCTACCTCATACCAAACAAAAAACAGTCTCGCAATCAAGACTGTTTTCCACTCAATATATTCATCCATTAGCGTAATAGATTATTTGACTTCTGTAGCTACAAAGATTTTACGTTTTTCCCAAACGCCTGTCTTTTCATTGTAATCATCACAAGTAATTAATGTTAATTGTTTATCTTTACCTTTTTGTTCATCTAGAACTCCTACATCTGTAGGCTTAACATCTCTTATACTTGTCATTTTATACTTACGTGTTTCATTACCAACTTTAAAGTACACCATACTACCTTTTTTGGCTGCTTTAAGATTTGTAAATTGATAGTTCGGACGGTCAATGAAAGTGTGTCCTGCAATTGAAATATTTTGATCATCTAGTGATTCATTTTCTTCTGCAAAGCTTACACCTCTATTTAATTGTTCAGGTGTTGCTGGTCCTGGATATACTGGTTCTTTAATATCAGCATCTGGAATTTCAATATAGCCTGCCACTTTCGATTTATCTTTCGGAATTTGAGGTTTAGCTTGCTGCTTTTTATCTTTACTCGCCTGTTCTTTTACATTTTTATCATATTGTTCAATCTTTTCATCTTTATCTTTATCGTGAAGATAATTATCGATATGTGGTTTAGCAAACAAATATGCTGCCACTAGGATAAGTACCACACCAGCGATTGTCATTAATCGATTTGTCCATTTTTTCATACGTTAAGGCTCCTTTTATACATTTCACAATGCCTGTTAACATTTCATATAGTATACCATTAATTTCAAAATGACTCATAGCAATTCATTTTATACTATAAAATTTACATGTATACTTTTACGTTAGATTTCATTACACATATTTGCATTCAAATAACGAAACGCTTTTAATAATTACTAAGGGGGAATTGATATGATTAGATACGCTAAAAAAGAGGATTTAAACGCTATATTAGCGATATACAATGATGCCATTATCAATACTACAGCTGTTTATACTTATGAACCACAAACCATAGACGAACGTGTCGCATGGTTTGAAACGAAACAACGTAAGCATGAGCCTATCTTTGTATTTGAGGAAAATGGAAGTGTCTTAGGGTTTGCGACGTTCGGTTCATTTAGACCTTGGCCAGCATACCTATATACAATCGAACATTCTATTTATGTCGATGCTTCAGCTAGAGGAAAAGGTATTGCTAGTCAATTACTACACCATTTAATTGTGGAAGCAAAAGCTAAAGGTTATCGTGCGCTAGTTGCAGGCATTGATGCTTCCAACAAAGCGAGTATTCAGTTGCATCAAAAGTTTGCTTTTAAGCATGCCGGCACACTGACCAATGTAGGTTTTAAATTTAATAGATGGTTAGATTTAGCATTTTACGAATTAGATTTACAAGACTAGTAATGTTTGAATCACATAATATAAACAAGACAACCATGTTAATTCCCTTAACATAACAAGCCAACATATAAAATTTTAAACTTCTCAGGGGAGTGGGACAGAAATGATAAAGAGCCACTAATGATTTATTATGTAGTGGTTCTTACACATTAGCCACAGCTAATGTGTACTTAAAAATAGGAATACATGAGTAAAACTCATGCATAAGAAATACTAATTTCTATAGAAAAAGTATTTCTTTATCGTCGTCCCACCCCAACTCGCACATTATTGTAAGCTGACTTTTCGTCAGCTTCTGTGTTGGGGCCCAAAAAGCTTGTTACAAGCGCATTTTCGTTCAGTCAACTACTGCCAATATAACTTTGTAGAGCATATTACATTGATTTACATTGTCCCTTTTATTTATTCTTTTCAAATACTATCCCCATAGCTTTGATTTAACGCTTTTTCTCAATAACAAAACGAATATAGTAGAACATGAAAACGATAATCATGCTGAGCGATAAAGATTTAAATAATAGATTGACCCACGTTCCCTCAGTCGTATATCCATATGTAATCGTTGTGTTAATGATGAATGCTATAAAGATGATTGATAGTCTTAGCATATCATCACTCCTTTTAAGTTATTTTAGATATACGGGGGCGCTTTTGCAATCACTATTTTGATTAGTATGCATTTTCCATAAATCTTTCAACTTCTTCAGAGATAATTAAGAAGCATCTATCTGGTACTAATGATCCAGACAGATGCTTCTTTTTTATCAATATTTTATTGTTATCTCATTAATTATTTTTAACCATATCTTCAGCTGTGCCAAAGATTTTACGTTTAATTGCTTCGCCAGTTGGTGTGCCTGCTAGTCCACCCAATCCAGTTTCACGTAATGATGCAGGAAGGTTACGACCAACCTTATCCATTGCTTCAATAACTTCATCAACAGGGATTCTACTTTCAATACCTGCTAATGCTAAATCTGCTGAAATTAAAGCGTTACCCGAACCAATTGCATTTCTCATAACACAAGGAATTTCAACAAGTCCGGCTACTGGATCACAAACTAAACCTAATAAATTACTTATCGCTAATGCCATAGCGTGCCCGGATGCTTCTGGTGATCCTCCGAATATAGCTACTGCTGCAGCTGCGGCCATTGCAGATGCTGAACCAACTTCAGCTTGGCAGCCACCTGTTGCACCAGCTACACTTGCATTGTTTGCTACGACACGCCCAAACAATGCTGAAGTGAATAAGAAATCAATCATTTGCTCTTCTGTTAAATCATGTGTTTTTTCTAATTTAAAAAGTGCACCGGGAATGGTACCCGAGGAACCAGCTGTTGGCGTTGCACAAATAATACCCATCGCAGCATTGACTTCATTTGTTGCAATGGCACCTTTGACTGCGTCAATCATTTCATATCCAGACAAAGCATGATGTGTTTCATTATAATCACGTAGTTTAGCAGCATCATGACCAGTGTAGCCCGTTACACTTTCAACCCCATCACCTGTCGTCCCTTTGATTACTGCGTCTCGCATGACATCTAAATTTTGTTTCATTTGCGCTCGCACTTCATCACGTGATTTACCGCTTAATTCCATTTCTTCTTTAACCATGATATCCGCAAATGACATATTATTTTCTACGGCATAATCTATAGTCTCTCTAATTGAATCAAACATGTTTATTCCCCCTCTAATTTATATAGGAAACGTTTACGTCACTGTATTTCTCTTTAATTGTATTTAATGTTGATTCTGAGATTGCTTTATTTAATGGTATTACAACCAAGCATTTATCTTCATCTATCTTAATAAATTCATCTTTACAGTCTAATTTCATATCGTTGATATCATTGATGAAATGATTTACTTGTGCTTTAGTCATATTTCCGTCAACAACTAAAATTGGTAATCCATGATTTAAATCTACTTCTAGTCCATTTATATGAATACCTTTAATTTTAATTGTACCACCACCGATTGAAATACCGATAATTTCAATGTAGCGACCATCATTACGAGATGATTTGATATAAGCACAGTTTGGATGTTGACCAATACTATCGCCTTCTTCTTCGATGATATCTATTTTAATACCATCATCAGCTGCAATTTCTAATGAAGATTTAATTCGGTTATCAAATGTTGAATATCCCATTGCTCCACCCACAATAGCGACATCTGTACCATGTCCTTGGTGTGTTTGAGCAAATGATTCATAATAATGTATTTCAATATTTTTAGGAATATCTCCCAATATTGCGCGTGCTGAATTCCCAATCTTTACT
The genomic region above belongs to Staphylococcus aureus and contains:
- a CDS encoding ATP-binding cassette domain-containing protein; protein product: MKLNNYSLKVKNKQLVDNCDLNFYLGQINHIVGKNGVGKSLLAKDFLLNNSGNIPKSISQNVTLISSSSNIPNDITKDFLLSLLKSKFENNRQTFDKIYNILNIEAIPSNVLLKNLSDGQKQKLKLLSFLLEDHDLIILDEVTNALDKKTVNEIYEFLNDFIQSHQTKTIINITHNLSDLSALPGKYFIFKDLQIEEYQSKEEVINDYINL
- a CDS encoding peptide ABC transporter permease, which produces MSTLKLEFKKSISNKIIYTLVVLFTFLFLLGYFLPIGIDKVKSLSYSQFFFSSYTVATQLGFLLFSFVIAYFINKEYSNKNILFYKLIGDNIFTFFYKKVAVLFFECLVFIILSITIISIIYSDFSHYLLLIILFSLVILQYILVVGTISMVSPNILISLGISIVYWIGSVILVAINKNIFGIVAPFEASNTMYRAVEKILNNESTFMCPTEIINIVSFFVLLFIVNTIVLLLSRKRWLKIGM
- the srtA gene encoding class A sortase SrtA, translated to MKKWTNRLMTIAGVVLILVAAYLFAKPHIDNYLHDKDKDEKIEQYDKNVKEQASKDKKQQAKPQIPKDKSKVAGYIEIPDADIKEPVYPGPATPEQLNRGVSFAEENESLDDQNISIAGHTFIDRPNYQFTNLKAAKKGSMVYFKVGNETRKYKMTSIRDVKPTDVGVLDEQKGKDKQLTLITCDDYNEKTGVWEKRKIFVATEVK
- a CDS encoding GNAT family N-acetyltransferase; translation: MIRYAKKEDLNAILAIYNDAIINTTAVYTYEPQTIDERVAWFETKQRKHEPIFVFEENGSVLGFATFGSFRPWPAYLYTIEHSIYVDASARGKGIASQLLHHLIVEAKAKGYRALVAGIDASNKASIQLHQKFAFKHAGTLTNVGFKFNRWLDLAFYELDLQD
- the sdaAA gene encoding L-serine ammonia-lyase, iron-sulfur-dependent, subunit alpha codes for the protein MFDSIRETIDYAVENNMSFADIMVKEEMELSGKSRDEVRAQMKQNLDVMRDAVIKGTTGDGVESVTGYTGHDAAKLRDYNETHHALSGYEMIDAVKGAIATNEVNAAMGIICATPTAGSSGTIPGALFKLEKTHDLTEEQMIDFLFTSALFGRVVANNASVAGATGGCQAEVGSASAMAAAAAVAIFGGSPEASGHAMALAISNLLGLVCDPVAGLVEIPCVMRNAIGSGNALISADLALAGIESRIPVDEVIEAMDKVGRNLPASLRETGLGGLAGTPTGEAIKRKIFGTAEDMVKNN
- the sdaAB gene encoding L-serine ammonia-lyase, iron-sulfur-dependent subunit beta, translated to MAKSYDYQSAFDIIGPVMMGPSSSHTAGAVKIGNSARAILGDIPKNIEIHYYESFAQTHQGHGTDVAIVGGAMGYSTFDNRIKSSLEIAADDGIKIDIIEEEGDSIGQHPNCAYIKSSRNDGRYIEIIGISIGGGTIKIKGIHINGLEVDLNHGLPILVVDGNMTKAQVNHFINDINDMKLDCKDEFIKIDEDKCLVVIPLNKAISESTLNTIKEKYSDVNVSYIN